The Cyanobacteria bacterium GSL.Bin1 genome includes the window ATTGGTCATTAGTAGTACGGTTAATGCCCTCAAACGATTAAGGTTGGGGGCTAAAATCAATCAAATTAGAAACTGTTTAAGATCTGATCTCAATCATTCAGAATTGAACGTAGGTCTGATTTTCCCGCTGATTGTCACCCCGTGAGCTGACTAATTCAAGGAACCCTATTCGGTGTAAACTTTTTTCCTGAAGCAGAAAACGAATCAATCTTATTCAAGCGCGATCGCGCTTGATTGAGCAATACAGAGACTGTGTAATGCACCCGCTACTTTGAAACCATTAGATCACATTCTAATCGCGCAGGATCAAACTGACTGGGATAGTTTCCAATATTCAGCATCTTCTGCTTCTAGATCCGCTTCAATTTCGTTACGATTGGCGTGATAATAGGCTAAAGCAGCATAAATTTGAGCAAGGGTAAGATGACTCAGACGACGAGCAATTTCTTCAGGAGTTGCACCTTGTTTGTAGAGAACTGTTACCCGACGGACAGATGTTTTTGTCCCTGTGATCATCGGGCGACCTTTACCAACATCTGAGGAAGTTGTAACTAATGTACC containing:
- a CDS encoding DUF433 domain-containing protein is translated as MSATTNIGTLVTTSSDVGKGRPMITGTKTSVRRVTVLYKQGATPEEIARRLSHLTLAQIYAALAYYHANRNEIEADLEAEDAEYWKLSQSV